From the Marinobacter sp. es.048 genome, the window AGTGCAGAAGCGGGTTGTCGTCATTGTCGAAAGGCGCGCCCTGCTGTTGCCAGCTGGTGCTGGGGGTCTGCGCACCTTCGATTGCAACAAGGCCAGCAAAGTGGTCTGCGTAAAGCACGCGATCATTTGCCGTGTCCACCTCTACATCAACAACTCCGGCTTCCTTCAGCATGCCAACACCGAAGTAGGGGAACAGGCTCTTTGACTGTTCACCGATCGGCTCATCCGGTCCATGGGCGGGCACCGCCGGGGCATATCCCTGATACGTGATGTTCCCCGGATCAGTGGCGTCCACAGCTACCAATCCGGCCAGTCCATAGGCGAGATAGACAATTGTCTCGCCACTCCCCCCGTATGTTTCGACGTCCAGTTTGTTGGCCTTGTAGTAATATTTGCCATAACGGTCGAAATCCGCCCAGGGGGTTGGTGCATCCACATCGCCGTGCCACACGTCCTGGATTTCGAACGATGCCTGGTTGTAGTTGGGCATACCGGTGTCGGGATCTATGTGGGTGCCGGGATCAAAAACCTCGTTGGACACATCCATGTTGAGGAACCAGTCTTCCGAAACACTCGTATCCGTGTACAAGTTGTAGTAGCCGACCCGATCGAGGGTTGCCGGATCATACACTCCAAGGCCAAGGAAGCCGATTGCGGCATACAGGTTGCCATCTTCATGGAGCTGGAGGTCCGCTGGAGCGCCCCAGGGATGCTCTCCGGAGTACTGCAAGGTGTAGACTTCGGCATCTATCAGCAGAGTGCCATCGTCTTCGGTTACCGGCGTAGCGCTGATGACGTTGGCAAGGGCCGTTCGGTGGATGCCGTAACTTTCGTCCGCGATCCATAGGTCGGTGCCATCGGTTTCCAGGGACTTGATAAAGCCGTGCCCTTCAATAACGACATCCGTCACCAGGTCACCACCGCCTTCGGCGAAGGTGATCCCATCCTGATAGTAATTAACGGGCGTGGTGTGCAACACCTCCATGGCAGCCGGATCGGTGATGTCCACGACAGCTATGCCGGACTCGCGAACTGCCGCAAGGGCATAGGTTCGACTATTATAGGAAACGACGAGAATGTCCTGAATAAAGCTTTCCAGCTCGATTTCATTCACCGCCCCTGCCGCGCTCTGGATGGGTGTCATGGCCAGACGGTTGGCCATGTTGTATATGGCCCAGTCGGTATCGCCCATTTCGGCCCGGGCGACGGCTGTTGTAGCGCCGCCGATTTGGATCGCTTTTTCGCTCAGGAACGCCTCGACGATGGCTTCACCCTCGGGGACGCCCTGAGATGCATCGTTGTCGCTGCCGGTACAGCCGGCCAGCGTTGTTAGCGCCCCGAAAATCAGGGCGCCCGAGATAGCCGAATAAGACAGTTTTTCACTCATAGCCTGATCCTCCATTGCATTCTGGCTGCTGCGAGTAGCTCTTGTTTTAATCGTGGGCAAACACAACACCTTTTAGGTTAGGCTCATTGCCAGAAAATGCAGTGCCCATCAATACAAAGTAAATCCAGGGAACGCGTATCTGCATTGACGTACCTCAAATCCCTGCCATATGTTCGTGGCCTTTAAGGAGGTGAGCTAATGACGTTTAAATCCAGTGTGGTGCTTTTAGCGGCAGGAATTCTTGCTCTGGCTGGTTGTGGTTCTGATAACCGGACGGATTCGATCGACGCCGAAGTCGCCATTTCCGATGCTCCAGCCCCCCCGGTCGCAGACGTGTCTATGGTTCTCAGCTCCGCTCAGCTGGACTGGGTAGGCCAGCAGATTTTCCGCAACGAATGCGCAGGGCGTTTTCAGTGTCTGGTCCACTGGAACGACGGCGAGGCGTTTCCGTCACTGGGTATCGGTCACTTCATCTGGTATCCGGAGGGCGTTGAAGGGCGATTCGTCGAAAGCTTTCCTGCCCTGATGGAATACATGGAGCAACGTCAGGTCAACATTCCTGAGTGGTTGCGATCGCTCGAGCCTTTCGACGCTCCCTGGAGTGAAAAAGCAGACTTTCTGGCCGTAGACGATTCACCACGAGTAGCAGAGCTGCGAGAGTTTCTGGCGGGTACTCAGGGGATCCAGGCTGAATTTATATTCCGGCGAGCCAGGCAGTCGCTCGGAAGGATTGTTGATGCAGCTCCGGATGATCGAAAGACAGAAGTGGTGGCGAGGCTGGAAGCTCTGAGTCAGACACCGGGCGGCGTCTACGCCATCATTGACTATGTGAATTTCAAGGGTGAGGGGCTTTCTCCTACGGAACGCTACAACGATCAGGGTTGGGGTCTGTTGCAGGTGCTTTTGGAAATGTCTGGTTCACCAGACCAGAGCGCCCTTGTGCAATTTCGGGAGGCGGCCGGCACCGTTCTCACACGCAGGGCTGAAAATGCAAAGGATCCGATCGAACGAGAGCGCTGGCTGCCAGGATGGCTGAAGCGGCTCAAGACCTATAAAGAGCCTCCCGTCTTTAAAATTTCCCAATAATTTTGCATAAAAACTAGTTCATTTCCCGAACCTTGTTCTACTTTTAATAGGCGCGGCCCTTGATCTGCCTTTTTTTGGCGCATTGGTCTTGGGCGAAGGCGCTGTATTGGTGCACGAAACGGCGCCACCTCGTTCCAGATTCGCCTGAAACGCGCCGATGATTGATAAAAACAATATAAATCATCGGTTTACGGTGAGTGGCTTGCAAATTGCTGAGCACATTCGTCGCGATAAAACCAACTGATGTTCGGAGAAAAGACAATGAAAAAGACGAAATCGATTGCCCTGGGGATTGCTCTGGCGGTAGGCACTTTTTCAGCTACTGGTGCCATGGCGGCCACAACTCTGGAGAACGTCAAGGAGAAGGGCCACCTTCAGTGTGGCGTGACCAGCGGGTTGCCAGGTTTCTCTCAGCCTGATGAGAAAGGTAATTGGACCGGTATCGACGTGGACACCTGCCGTGCGGTAGCTGCGGCCATCTTCGGTGACGCGAACGCCGTTGAGTTTACGCCGCTGACCGCGAAGGAGCGTTTCACAGCCCTGCAGTCCGGCGAAATCGATATGCTCTCCCGTAATACCACCTGGACACTGACCCGAGATGCCTCTCTTGGCCTGAACTTCGCCGGTGTGAACTACTACGACGGGCAGGGCTTCCTGATCAACAAGGGTATTGGCGTGGACGACGCCACTCAATTGGACGGTGCCACCATCTGTATCCAGGCCGGCACCACCACCGAACTTAACGCTTCTGATTATTTCCGCGCCAAAGGTATGGAGTTCAAGCCGATCGTATTCGATACCTCTGAGCAAACCGTTCAGGGTTTCGCAGCTGGTCGGTGCGACGTTCTGACCTCAGACCGGTCGCAGCTGGCGGCATTGCGTTCCAAGCTGTCTGATCCGAGTTCAGCCAAGATCCTGCCAAACACCATTTCCAAGGAGCCGCTGGGACCAGTTGTTCGTCAAGGTGACGATCAGTGGTTCAATATCGTCAAGTGGGTACTCTCCGTGCAGATCAACGCCGAAGAGTTGGGTGTGACCAGCGCCAACGCCGACGACATGCTGAAATCCGACAACCCGAACATTCAGCGCCTGCTGGGTACCGATGGCGACATGGGTGCGAAGCTCGGACTGCCGGATGACTTCGGATATCAGGCCGTGAAACTGGTGGGTAACTACGGCGAGATGTACGACCGCAACGTAGGTCCGGATACCCCGCTGGGGCTGGATCGCGGTATCAACGCGCTGTGGACTGAAGGCGGCATCATGTATGCGCCGCCGGTCCGTTAAGACCTGAAGGCACACGGCGAAGTCTCCATTAGGGAGACTTCGCCGTTATCTCTGATGCTGTGAACCACAGGGAAGCTGTTCAGGACACTCCATGAAAAAACAAACCATTGATACCCGACCTGCAGGGCCGAAGCCCTGGTATGACCCGCGGGTCCGCGCTCTCTTCTTTCAGGTGATAGCCATTGCCCTTGTGTTCTGGGGCGGATGGGTTCTCGTCGACAACACGCTTTCCAACATGGAAAGCCGTGGCATCAGCACCGGTTTCGGTTTCCTGGATGAAACCGCAGGATTCGGCATCATCATGAACCTGGTGCCTTACGATGCAACCATGTCTTATGGCCGAACCTTTTGGGTCGGTTTGACCAATACACTTCTTGTTTCCGCAATGGGTGTGGTTGCCGCCACCATTCTCGGTTTCATCATCGGTGTTGCTCGACTCTCGAGTAACTGGCTGGTGGCCAAGATGGCGCTGGTATACATCGAGGTGATTCGTAACATACCGCTGCTTCTGCAGATTTTCTTCTGGTACTTTGCCGTACTCAGCAATCTTCCGTCACCACGCCAGAGTGTTGATGTCGGCGGCGCACTGTTCCTGAACAACCGGGGCCTTTACCTGCCAGATCCAGTGACCCAGGAGGGTTTCGGGATTGTCTGGGGCGGTATTCTGCTTGCCATCGCTGCTGTCGTTGGGATTCGGATATGGGCCAAAAAACGCCAGTTGGCGACCGGACAGATTTTCCCGACCTTCAAGGTTGGCGTGGCCATTCTGGTGCTTGTACCGGTGGTGTCTTATCTCGTGGCCGGGCGGCCTCTGGAGTGGGATCTGCCTGCCCTCCGGGGCTTCAACTTTGGTGGGGGGATTACCATTATTCCGGAGTTGGCAGCCCTGTGGATTGCCCTGTCACTGTACACGGCCAGCTTCATCGCTGAAATTGTACGCTCCGGTATTCTTTCGGTGAGCAAGGGCCAGACCGAGGCGTCGAAGGCTCTGGGGCTGCCGAACGGCCTTACCCTCAGGTTGGTGGTTATACCGCAGGCCATGCGGGTCATCATTCCGCCTCTCACCAGCCAGTATTTGAATCTGGTGAAGAACTCGTCGCTTGCCACCGCAATCGGTTATCCGGACCTGGTGGCGGTCTTCATGGGCACCACGCTGAATCAGACGGGGCAGGCGGTAGAGGTTGTCGCCATTACCATGGCGGTTTATCTGACCATCAGTCTGCTGATCTCGCTGTTCATGAACATCTATAACCGGGCTGTGGCCATTAAGGAGCGATGATGACCGAGTCAACCATGAAAGCACCCAAGAAGGCGCTCCGGCCGGTCAAGTGGATGCGTGAGAACCTGTTCTCCGGCTGGTTCAACACGGTATTAACGCTGGGCGTGGCCTATCTGCTGGTGACCAGTGTCGGACCCTTGCTCAACTGGTTTTTCCTCGACGCCAACTTTGTTGGCAGCGACCCGAGTGCCTGTACAGGGGCGGGTGCTTGCTGGCTGTTTATCAGTCAGCGTCTGAATTTCTTTATCTACGGGTTCTACCCGGATGAACTGCAATGGCGGGTCGACGTGATGTTCCTGCTGTTGGCTGTAGCCTTTGTACCCCAGTTCATTGAGCGTTTCCCTGGCCGCAAGTGGCTCGGACTTTTCGGGATCTTTGGTCTGCCCATCGTTGGCTACTTCCTGATTCCCGGCGGCAGTTTTGGCCTGGAAGAAGTGCAGAGCTCGAAATGGGGCGGTTTGATGCTGACCCTGATCCTGGCTTACATCGGGATCGTAGCCTCGTTGCCAATCGGCATACTGCTGGCGCTGGGCCGGCGCTCCGAGATGCCGATCATCCGGGGAATCTGTGTGGTGTTTATCGAGGTATGGCGGGCGGTTCCGTTGATCACGGTTCTGTTCATGGCCTCGGTGATGCTGCCACTGTTTCTTCCGGAGGGTGTCAACTTCGAGAAACTTGCCCGGGCACTGATCGGTATAACCCTTTGGCAGTCCGCTTACATGGCGGAAGTGATTCGCGGTGGCCTGCAGGCCATTCCCCGAGGCCAATACGAAGCGGCTGACGCCCTGGGATTGGGGTACTGGCGCAAGACGGGGCTGGTCATCCTGCCGCAGGCTTTGAAGATGGTTATTCCGGGTATTGTTAACACCTTCATTTCCCTGTTCAAGGACACCACACTGGTGCTGATCATCGGCCTGTTCGACATTCTCGGGACGGTCCAGTCAACGGTTACCGATCCCGCCTGGCAGAACGTTGCCATTGAGGGCTATGTATTTGTGGCGTTCTGTTTCTGGGTCTTCTGCTTTGGCATTTCCAGATACAGTCAGAACCTTGAACGAAAACTTGATACCGGTCATAAGACCTGATGGGTAACTCTATGACAGACCAAACTCAAACTTCTGAAATGCAGACCCCGCCGAAAGACCATTCGGACAAAAAGCCCGGGATTATCCGGGTTGAGGGAATGCACAAGTGGTACGGGGATTTTCATGTCCTCAAGGATCTCAATCTGGCCGTTGATCAGGGTGAGAGAATTGTTATCTGTGGGCCGTCCGGCTCGGGAAAATCCACTTTCATCCGTTGCATCAATCGGCTGGAGGAGCATCAGCAGGGCAAGATCATCGTCGATGATGTGGAACTGACCGACGATGTCCGGCAGATCGACACGGTTCGGCGGGAAGTTGGCATGGTGTTTCAGCACTTCAACCTGTTCCCGCACCTGACGGTTCTCGAAAACTGCTGCCTGTCGCCCATCTGGGTGCGCAAAATCCCCCGAAAGGAAGCGGAAGCAACGGCGATGGAGTATCTGGAGCGGGTCAAGATTCCGGACCAGGCTAATAAGTTCCCGGGTCAGCTTTCGGGAGGTCAACAGCAGCGTGTAGCTATCGCCAGGGCGCTGTGCATGAAGCCCAAGATTATGCTGTTCGATGAGCCAACGTCAGCGCTGGATCCCGAGATGATCAAGGAAGTGCTCGACGTAATGATTGAATTGGCGGGAAGCGGTATGACCATGCTCTGCGTGACCCATGAGATGGGTTTCGCCAAGACGGTGGCAGACCGGGTTATCTTTATGGATGGAGGTGAAATTGTGGAGGAGGCGCCACCCCACGAGTTCTTCACAAACCCCCAGGAAGCCAGGACTCAGAAGTTCCTCAAGCAGATATTGGCGCACTGAAGCCAAGGCTAAAAAAGCCGGGCATTTGCCCGGCTCTTTTACAACGGCTGCTTGTTCAGTTCGGGTGCTTCGCCCGGTTCCGCCTCCAGCCACCAGACATTCTTGTCCCAGTCCCCGAGAACAATGCGCTTCGCCGGCGAGCCGTTGGCTGTCAACTCATGCACTGCTGGGCGATGGGTGTGGCCATGGATCAGTCGCTGAACGCCGTGCCTTTCCATGTCCTTAACAACTTCCTCCGGCGTTACGTCCATGATGAACTCTTCCTTGCCCTGATTTTTCGCCATGCTGATTTCCCGAAGCTGGCGGGCCATCTGCTGGCGGTCTTCAAGAGGACGCTGGAGTATCATCTGCTGCCACTGAGGGTTGCGCATATTGGCCCGGAACTTCTGGTACTCCACATCGGCGGTACACAGGCTGTCGCCATGCATCAGCAGGGTAGGGGTGCCGTGCAGATCTATCACCGTCGGGTCGTCCAGAAGCGTTGCGCCGGCCCGGTCGCAGAAATCCTGACCGATCAGGAAATCCCGGTTGCCGTGCATCAGGAATATCTCGGTGCCGCTGTCCCGCAGATTGCGCAAGGCAGCCGCAATCTGCTCCTGAAGTGGCGTGCGTTCGTCATCGCCGATCCAGGACTCGAAGAAATCACCGAGGATATAAAGCTGATCAACACCTCTGGCTTTCTCGTCAAGAAACGTGAGGAATGCCTCAGTGATATCCGGGCGTGATTCCTCGAGGTGCAGGTCTGAAATAAACAGCGTGGTCACGCGTCCTCCAGAACCTCGGCTTTCTCGATAACCACGTCATCGGCAGGCACATCCTGGTGCCCGGCCCGCATGGTGGTGCGAACGGCGCGAATGGCATTCACTGTGTCCATGCCTTCGACCACCTTGCCGAACACGCAGTAACCCCAGCCTTCGGCGTTTTTGGCGGTGTGGTCCAGGAAGCCGTTGTTCTCAACGTTGATAAAGAACTGTGCGGTGGCAGAATGCGGGTCCATGGTGCGAGCCATGGCAACGGTTCCCTGCATGTTGCTCAGGCCGTTATCGGCTTCATTCTGGATGGAATCCCGGGTTTTGCGCGGTGTCATTCCCGGCTCGAAGCCGCCGCCCTGAATCATGAAGTTGCTGATCACACGGTGAAAAATCAGGCCATCGTAAAAACCGTCACGAACGTACTGTTCAAAGTTTTTGGCGGTTTCCGGTGCCTTGTCGTAATCCAGTTCCAGCTTGAGTTCACCGTAGTTGGTTGTCAGCAGAATCATCAGGTTTTCCTGTTCAGAATGGTTAGGTACGTTAAAGGCCCCATTGTACTCAAG encodes:
- a CDS encoding amino acid ABC transporter substrate-binding protein → MKKTKSIALGIALAVGTFSATGAMAATTLENVKEKGHLQCGVTSGLPGFSQPDEKGNWTGIDVDTCRAVAAAIFGDANAVEFTPLTAKERFTALQSGEIDMLSRNTTWTLTRDASLGLNFAGVNYYDGQGFLINKGIGVDDATQLDGATICIQAGTTTELNASDYFRAKGMEFKPIVFDTSEQTVQGFAAGRCDVLTSDRSQLAALRSKLSDPSSAKILPNTISKEPLGPVVRQGDDQWFNIVKWVLSVQINAEELGVTSANADDMLKSDNPNIQRLLGTDGDMGAKLGLPDDFGYQAVKLVGNYGEMYDRNVGPDTPLGLDRGINALWTEGGIMYAPPVR
- a CDS encoding amino acid ABC transporter permease, which gives rise to MKKQTIDTRPAGPKPWYDPRVRALFFQVIAIALVFWGGWVLVDNTLSNMESRGISTGFGFLDETAGFGIIMNLVPYDATMSYGRTFWVGLTNTLLVSAMGVVAATILGFIIGVARLSSNWLVAKMALVYIEVIRNIPLLLQIFFWYFAVLSNLPSPRQSVDVGGALFLNNRGLYLPDPVTQEGFGIVWGGILLAIAAVVGIRIWAKKRQLATGQIFPTFKVGVAILVLVPVVSYLVAGRPLEWDLPALRGFNFGGGITIIPELAALWIALSLYTASFIAEIVRSGILSVSKGQTEASKALGLPNGLTLRLVVIPQAMRVIIPPLTSQYLNLVKNSSLATAIGYPDLVAVFMGTTLNQTGQAVEVVAITMAVYLTISLLISLFMNIYNRAVAIKER
- a CDS encoding amino acid ABC transporter permease — its product is MTESTMKAPKKALRPVKWMRENLFSGWFNTVLTLGVAYLLVTSVGPLLNWFFLDANFVGSDPSACTGAGACWLFISQRLNFFIYGFYPDELQWRVDVMFLLLAVAFVPQFIERFPGRKWLGLFGIFGLPIVGYFLIPGGSFGLEEVQSSKWGGLMLTLILAYIGIVASLPIGILLALGRRSEMPIIRGICVVFIEVWRAVPLITVLFMASVMLPLFLPEGVNFEKLARALIGITLWQSAYMAEVIRGGLQAIPRGQYEAADALGLGYWRKTGLVILPQALKMVIPGIVNTFISLFKDTTLVLIIGLFDILGTVQSTVTDPAWQNVAIEGYVFVAFCFWVFCFGISRYSQNLERKLDTGHKT
- a CDS encoding amino acid ABC transporter ATP-binding protein, coding for MQTPPKDHSDKKPGIIRVEGMHKWYGDFHVLKDLNLAVDQGERIVICGPSGSGKSTFIRCINRLEEHQQGKIIVDDVELTDDVRQIDTVRREVGMVFQHFNLFPHLTVLENCCLSPIWVRKIPRKEAEATAMEYLERVKIPDQANKFPGQLSGGQQQRVAIARALCMKPKIMLFDEPTSALDPEMIKEVLDVMIELAGSGMTMLCVTHEMGFAKTVADRVIFMDGGEIVEEAPPHEFFTNPQEARTQKFLKQILAH
- a CDS encoding UDP-2,3-diacylglucosamine diphosphatase, giving the protein MTTLFISDLHLEESRPDITEAFLTFLDEKARGVDQLYILGDFFESWIGDDERTPLQEQIAAALRNLRDSGTEIFLMHGNRDFLIGQDFCDRAGATLLDDPTVIDLHGTPTLLMHGDSLCTADVEYQKFRANMRNPQWQQMILQRPLEDRQQMARQLREISMAKNQGKEEFIMDVTPEEVVKDMERHGVQRLIHGHTHRPAVHELTANGSPAKRIVLGDWDKNVWWLEAEPGEAPELNKQPL
- a CDS encoding peptidylprolyl isomerase; its protein translation is MILLTTNYGELKLELDYDKAPETAKNFEQYVRDGFYDGLIFHRVISNFMIQGGGFEPGMTPRKTRDSIQNEADNGLSNMQGTVAMARTMDPHSATAQFFINVENNGFLDHTAKNAEGWGYCVFGKVVEGMDTVNAIRAVRTTMRAGHQDVPADDVVIEKAEVLEDA